A DNA window from Hydractinia symbiolongicarpus strain clone_291-10 chromosome 6, HSymV2.1, whole genome shotgun sequence contains the following coding sequences:
- the LOC130648143 gene encoding sushi, von Willebrand factor type A, EGF and pentraxin domain-containing protein 1-like has protein sequence MFYVKVTFLLLALRIWLHAASDERCGIDRAFTVIHESSQIDGVVYSYISDTIAHCIIKCVKHVRCKSINFNHLTRECQLSSLYSKMTTLTKQANWVHMETDPYKKYQGKNCIENSNQCENHDYCRSLCRPPWYECMCINEKYGKSCNRNPCKNSGTCVNACFSPGYTCVCPALFVGERCEHYGIHFVIHFIGPSKQHAITNINFSPISGVSVCFWFRDEGVDTVWRAVVNLLQNGGKCNFFTVAVKYNKFKIGLFAEHYQLNTVVEKNKWYHVCAIYDLSTLSGLLYVNGEYVETVMGPVMTNNQFYANGVVLGQDVDLSGGACVVNDINQGFIGYITLVNIWSRRLSVTEVRDTYLQNIPFGDLRWDELLTFHETGDIKKVLFSPNFTIH, from the coding sequence ATGTTTTACGTAAAAGTAACATTTCTGCTTTTAGCACTTAGAATTTGGCTGCATGCAGCGAGTGATGAGAGGTGTGGGATTGACAGAGCGTTTACTGTAATTCACGAGTCCAGTCAGATTGATGGTGTGGTGTACTCCTACATTTCCGACACCATTGCACATTGTATCATCAAGTGTGTTAAGCACGTCCGATGTAAATCCATCAATTTCAATCACTTAACGAGAGAATGTCAACTGAGTTCACTCTATTCGAAAATGACAACGTTAACTAAGCAAGCCAACTGGGTTCACATGGAAACCGATCCATATAAGAAGTATCAGGGAAAAAATTgcattgaaaattcaaatcaatGCGAGAATCATGATTATTGTCGGTCTTTGTGCCGACCACCCTGGTATGAATGCATGTGTATCAACGAAAAATATGGAAAATCGTGCAATCGTAATCCTTGCAAAAACAGTGGGACATGTGTCAATGCTTGTTTTTCTCCAGGATACACGTGCGTCTGCCCAGCCTTGTTTGTTGGCGAGAGATGTGAACACTATGGTATACATTTTGTCATACATTTTATTGGACCAAGTAAGCAGCATGCCATAACTAACATTAATTTCTCCCCTATATCGGGAGTTTCAGTCTGTTTTTGGTTCCGGGATGAGGGCGTTGATACTGTTTGGAGAGCAGTTGTGAATTTGCTGCAAAACGGGGGTAAATGTAATTTCTTCACAGTAGCCGTAAAAtacaacaaatttaaaattggtttgtttgcaGAACATTATCAACTAAACACAGTGGTGGAAAAAAACAAATGGTATCATGTATGTGCTATATACGATTTATCGACTTTATCTGGTCTTCTTTACGTGAATGGTGAGTATGTTGAAACTGTCATGGGTCCTGTGATGACTAACAACCAATTTTACGCAAATGGTGTAGTTCTTGGACAAGATGTTGACCTATCAGGTGGGGCGTGCGTTGTAAATGATATCAATCAAGGATTTATTGGTTATATAACGCTTGTAAATATATGGAGCAGACGATTATCAGTTACAGAAGTTCGCGATACCTACCTTCAAAATATACCTTTCGGTGATTTGCGTTGGGATGAACTCTTGACATTTCACGAAACAGGCGATATTAAGAAAGTCTTGTTTTCGCCAAACTTTACAATCCATTAA